The Pseudomonas saponiphila DNA window ATGGTGCGTTGTGCTGATTGAATCAGGTCGCTGGATTGGCTCATGTCTGAAATCGTATAGCCCGATGAAAAGGCGGCGATTATAGCGGTAATGAGCAAATCCCTCACGCAAGTTCGTCAGCCTTTATCCGGCCGGTATCAGGAATCCTCCGATTTTGCCTGTCCTGGACCTGAACGTTCACGGCTTCGGCCTTGGGGGCGTCGTATCAGCAGTGATATAGTTCGCCGCCAGTTCGGCCTGCCCAGGGGCACGTACTCCCGGCAGGGAGCCAAGCGTCCGAGTGATAGGCTGCATCGCAAGGAGTTTAGATGAGTGCCGATAACGCCTACGCGGTCGAGCTGAAGGGACTTTCCTTCAAGCGCGGTGCGCGCAGCATTTTCAATAACGTGGATATCCGTATTCCGCGAGGCAAGGTCACCGGCATCATGGGGCCTTCCGGCTGCGGAAAAACCACCCTGTTGCGCTTGATGGGCATGCAGTTGCGGCCCAGCAGCGGCGAAGTGTGGGTCAACGGCCAGAATCTGCCGAGCCTCTCGCGCAGCGATCTGTTCGATGCGCGCAAGCAGATGGGCGTGCTGTTTCAGAGTGGCGCCCTGTTCACCGATCTGGATGTGTTCGAGAACGTGGCTTTTCCGCTGCGGGTGCATACCGAACTGCCGGACGAGATGATTCGCGACATTGTCCTGCTCAAGCTGCAGGCGGTGGGCCTGCGGGGTGCCGTCGACCTGATGCCCGATGAGCTGTCCGGCGGCATGAAGCGCCGGGTCGCCCTGGCCCGGGCCATCGCCCTGGACCCGCAGATTCTCATGTACGACGAACCTTTCGTGGGGCAGGACCCGATTGCCATGGGTGTCCTGGTGCGGCTGATCCGTCTGCTCAACGATGCCCTGGGCATTACCAGCATCGTGGTGTCCCACGATCTTGCGGAAACCGCGAGCATTGCCGATTACCTCTATGTAGTCGGTGATGGCCAGGTGTTGGGCCAGGGAACTCCTGACGAACTGATGGACTCCGACAATCCGCGTATCCGTCAATTCATGAAGGGTGATCCCGACGGCCCGGTGCCGTTTCACTTTCCAGCGACGGATTACCGCGCAGATCTTCTGGGGAAGCGCTGATGCGCAAAATATCGCTAATCGAGAGGGTTCGCCTCTTCGGTCGCTCAGGCATCGATGTCCTGGCGGTACTGGGGCGTTCCACCCTGTTCCTGTTTCACGCGCTGCTGGGCCGCGGTGGCATCGGCGGCAGTTTCGGCCTGCTGATCAAGCAACTGCACTCCGTGGGCGTGATGTCCCTGGTGATCATCGTCGTGTCCGGAATCTTCATCGGCATGGTGCTGGCGCTGCAGGGCTTCAACATTCTCTCCAGCTACGGTTCGGAGCAGGCGGTGGGGCAGATGGTCGCCCTGACCCTGTTGCGTGAGCTGGGGCCGGTGGTTACCGCGCTGTTGTTCGCTGGTCGTGCAGGTTCAGCGCTGACTGCCGAGATCGGCAACATGAAATCCACCGAGCAGCTCTCCAGCCTGGAGATGATCGGGGTCGACCCGCTCAAGTACATCATCGCGCCACGCCTGTGGGCCGGCTTCATCTCCCTGCCGCTGCTGGCGATGATTTTCAGCGTGGTGGGGATCTGGGGCGGTTCCTGGGTTGCTGTGGACTGGCTGGGGGTCTATGAAGGTTCCTACTGGTCGAACATGCAGAACAGCGTGACCTTCAGCGGTGACGTACTCAATGGCGTGATCAAAAGTATCGTCTTTGCGTTTGTAGTGACCTGGATCGCCGTATTCCAAGGCTACGACTGTGAGCCCACTTCAGAGGGGATCAGCCGTGCCACTACCAAGACCGTGGTGTACGCCTCGTTGGCCGTACTGGGCTTGGACTTTATTCTGACCGCCTTGATGTTTGGAGATTTCTGAT harbors:
- a CDS encoding ATP-binding cassette domain-containing protein; the protein is MSADNAYAVELKGLSFKRGARSIFNNVDIRIPRGKVTGIMGPSGCGKTTLLRLMGMQLRPSSGEVWVNGQNLPSLSRSDLFDARKQMGVLFQSGALFTDLDVFENVAFPLRVHTELPDEMIRDIVLLKLQAVGLRGAVDLMPDELSGGMKRRVALARAIALDPQILMYDEPFVGQDPIAMGVLVRLIRLLNDALGITSIVVSHDLAETASIADYLYVVGDGQVLGQGTPDELMDSDNPRIRQFMKGDPDGPVPFHFPATDYRADLLGKR
- the mlaE gene encoding lipid asymmetry maintenance ABC transporter permease subunit MlaE, giving the protein MRKISLIERVRLFGRSGIDVLAVLGRSTLFLFHALLGRGGIGGSFGLLIKQLHSVGVMSLVIIVVSGIFIGMVLALQGFNILSSYGSEQAVGQMVALTLLRELGPVVTALLFAGRAGSALTAEIGNMKSTEQLSSLEMIGVDPLKYIIAPRLWAGFISLPLLAMIFSVVGIWGGSWVAVDWLGVYEGSYWSNMQNSVTFSGDVLNGVIKSIVFAFVVTWIAVFQGYDCEPTSEGISRATTKTVVYASLAVLGLDFILTALMFGDF